The following are encoded in a window of Qipengyuania soli genomic DNA:
- a CDS encoding Mrp/NBP35 family ATP-binding protein codes for MLRPLTEKRVRDALGTIMNPVTGGDVVSSGIVESVAIKDGDVTVILAIDPRTLDAMEAVGKECEGAVAKLSGVKSVRIALTAHRAEPAREPSMPRGAVPPPKPPAPQPLNGVRKIVAVASGKGGVGKSTTSVNLALALKQRGLKVAVLDADIYGPSIPKMLGAGGRPDFTPDDRIRPVVSHGIKAISMGHLVPEDRATIWRGPMVIGAIQQLLGGVAWDEDGGVDVLVVDLPPGTGDAQLSLVQTVPVDGAVLVSTPQDIALIDARKAYDMFDQIGIRVLGMVENMSQFTCPDCGSTHDIFGHGGAIAAAKEKGIAILGQVPLDPAIMRQGEQGLPIVIAAPDSAIAQAYLAMADRIMIDLAVAPADQ; via the coding sequence ATGCTGCGACCGCTGACCGAGAAGCGTGTGCGCGATGCGCTGGGCACGATCATGAACCCGGTCACAGGCGGGGACGTGGTCTCCTCCGGGATCGTCGAAAGCGTGGCGATCAAGGACGGCGATGTCACTGTCATCCTTGCCATCGATCCCCGGACGCTCGACGCGATGGAGGCTGTCGGCAAGGAGTGCGAAGGCGCCGTCGCCAAGCTCTCCGGCGTGAAGTCGGTGCGTATTGCGCTGACTGCGCACCGTGCCGAACCTGCGCGAGAGCCATCGATGCCGCGCGGGGCCGTGCCGCCGCCCAAACCGCCGGCGCCACAACCCCTCAATGGTGTCAGGAAGATCGTCGCCGTCGCGAGCGGCAAGGGCGGGGTCGGCAAGTCGACCACATCGGTCAATCTGGCGTTGGCGCTGAAACAGCGCGGGCTCAAGGTCGCGGTCCTCGATGCGGACATCTACGGACCCAGCATTCCGAAGATGCTCGGTGCTGGCGGGAGGCCCGACTTCACTCCGGATGACCGTATCAGGCCGGTGGTCAGCCATGGCATCAAGGCAATTTCGATGGGCCACCTTGTGCCCGAGGATCGCGCGACGATCTGGCGCGGGCCGATGGTCATCGGCGCGATCCAGCAATTGCTCGGCGGTGTGGCGTGGGACGAGGACGGCGGTGTCGACGTGCTCGTGGTCGACCTGCCGCCGGGGACGGGCGATGCGCAACTCAGCCTTGTCCAGACCGTCCCTGTCGACGGCGCGGTGCTGGTCTCGACGCCGCAGGACATCGCCCTGATCGATGCCCGCAAGGCCTATGATATGTTCGACCAGATCGGCATTCGCGTGCTCGGCATGGTCGAGAACATGAGCCAGTTCACCTGCCCCGATTGCGGCAGCACGCATGATATCTTCGGCCACGGCGGGGCGATTGCCGCCGCGAAGGAAAAGGGCATCGCCATCCTCGGTCAGGTCCCGCTGGACCCGGCGATCATGCGCCAGGGCGAGCAAGGGCTCCCGATCGTGATTGCGGCCCCGGATAGCGCCATCGCACAAGCCTATCTGGCTATGGCCGACAGGATCATGATCGACCTCGCTGTAGCACCGGCCGACCAATGA
- a CDS encoding 4Fe-4S dicluster domain-containing protein yields MTSLPDSTAKKLGLVIDLDICVGCHACAVNCKEWNAGAKSAPLTDYDPYGKKPDGVWFNRIHTYETTDDAGRGQTVHFPRSCLHCEDAPCVTVCPTGASYKRTEDGIVLVNEDICIGCKLCSWACPYGAREYDEHEGVMKKCTLCVDKIYNENLPAESRVPACVSTCPAGARSFGDLGDPESEVSKLVAARGGYDLMPEQATKPVNKYLPPRPRQRGDDEKAPRMLDHKDDSTDGAGLIARWVDRILS; encoded by the coding sequence ATGACCTCGCTTCCCGACAGCACCGCGAAGAAGCTCGGCCTCGTCATCGACCTCGACATCTGTGTCGGCTGCCATGCCTGCGCGGTGAACTGCAAGGAGTGGAATGCGGGCGCGAAGAGCGCGCCGCTGACCGACTACGATCCCTACGGCAAGAAGCCCGACGGCGTATGGTTCAACCGCATCCATACCTACGAAACGACCGACGATGCAGGGCGCGGGCAAACCGTCCATTTCCCGCGCAGCTGCCTTCATTGCGAGGACGCGCCCTGCGTCACCGTCTGCCCGACCGGCGCCAGCTACAAGCGTACCGAGGACGGCATCGTGCTGGTCAACGAGGATATCTGCATCGGCTGCAAGCTGTGCAGCTGGGCTTGTCCATATGGCGCGCGCGAATACGACGAGCACGAAGGCGTGATGAAGAAATGCACGCTCTGCGTCGACAAGATCTACAACGAGAACCTGCCCGCCGAGAGCCGCGTCCCGGCCTGCGTCTCGACCTGCCCCGCAGGCGCACGCAGCTTCGGCGACCTCGGCGATCCGGAGAGCGAAGTCTCGAAACTGGTCGCTGCGCGCGGCGGCTATGACCTCATGCCGGAGCAGGCGACGAAGCCGGTCAACAAGTATTTGCCACCCCGCCCACGCCAGCGCGGCGACGACGAGAAAGCGCCGCGAATGCTCGATCACAAGGACGATAGCACCGATGGCGCCGGCCTGATCGCGCGCTGGGTCGACAGGATACTTTCATAG
- a CDS encoding peroxiredoxin — protein MIDPITEHPLRIGETVPLFAARSTQGPIDLSTYRGKWVILFSHPADFTPVCTSEFIAIARASAQFRERDCALIGLSIDSLYSHLAWVRMIRDMTGLEVDFPIIEDPTMEIAGAYGMISADALDAGTVRSTFFIDPKGVLRATTCYPPTVGRSVPEMLRLLIALQRVDGGDVLAPADWQPGDELLVTPRETVSDVLKPKDASGWFFNKTQDRE, from the coding sequence GTGATTGACCCGATAACCGAACATCCGCTGCGCATCGGCGAAACCGTCCCTCTCTTCGCTGCGCGCAGCACCCAGGGACCGATCGACCTTTCGACCTATCGGGGGAAATGGGTAATCCTGTTCTCCCACCCGGCCGACTTTACGCCTGTCTGTACGAGCGAATTCATCGCCATTGCGCGCGCGTCCGCCCAGTTCAGGGAAAGGGACTGCGCCTTGATCGGGCTGTCGATCGACAGTCTCTATTCGCACCTCGCCTGGGTACGCATGATCCGCGATATGACCGGGCTCGAAGTCGATTTCCCGATCATCGAGGACCCCACGATGGAGATTGCCGGCGCATACGGCATGATCTCCGCCGATGCGCTCGACGCCGGGACGGTACGATCGACCTTCTTCATCGATCCCAAGGGCGTCCTTCGCGCGACAACCTGCTATCCGCCGACGGTCGGACGTTCCGTGCCCGAGATGCTCCGGCTTCTCATTGCGCTCCAGCGTGTCGATGGCGGGGACGTGCTCGCCCCTGCCGATTGGCAGCCTGGGGACGAGCTGCTGGTGACCCCGCGCGAGACGGTGAGCGATGTGTTGAAACCGAAAGACGCGTCGGGCTGGTTCTTCAACAAGACGCAGGACCGGGAGTAG
- the trxC gene encoding thioredoxin TrxC, translating to MSNDIAVCAHCGGLNRVPAERLGDNPKCGKCGKAVFTGKPVDADATMFDRFVTKGSQPVLVDFWASWCGPCRMMAPAFASAAAKLEPQIRLLKVDTEAQQAIAGRYQIQSIPTLMLFRGGREVARQAGAMPEQAIIGWARQASGL from the coding sequence ATGAGCAACGACATCGCCGTCTGCGCCCATTGCGGCGGATTGAACCGTGTCCCGGCTGAAAGACTGGGTGACAATCCCAAATGCGGGAAGTGCGGCAAGGCTGTCTTCACGGGCAAGCCCGTGGACGCCGATGCCACCATGTTCGACCGCTTCGTGACCAAGGGCAGCCAGCCGGTCCTGGTCGACTTCTGGGCCAGCTGGTGCGGTCCCTGCCGGATGATGGCCCCGGCCTTCGCAAGCGCGGCTGCCAAGCTCGAACCGCAGATCCGCCTGCTCAAGGTGGACACCGAGGCACAACAGGCCATCGCCGGGCGCTACCAGATCCAGTCGATCCCCACGCTGATGCTGTTCAGGGGCGGTCGCGAAGTGGCCCGGCAGGCAGGTGCAATGCCGGAACAGGCGATAATCGGCTGGGCCCGCCAGGCCTCCGGTCTCTAA
- a CDS encoding ArsR/SmtB family transcription factor: MEDRDFEGSAELLRAIAHPVRLQILCAIKDEHAVSEIEDITGIAQPGLSQQLAILRKADLVITRRHGKQIFYQVDSERLLGASEMLDALAGTATERRIDRHTSRIHSGGGAATFARVFR, encoded by the coding sequence ATGGAAGACCGCGACTTCGAAGGTTCGGCGGAACTGCTCCGCGCCATCGCGCATCCAGTGCGGCTGCAGATCCTTTGTGCGATCAAGGACGAGCACGCCGTCAGCGAGATCGAGGATATCACCGGCATTGCCCAGCCCGGCCTGTCGCAACAGCTGGCTATCCTGCGCAAGGCCGACCTCGTCATCACGCGCCGCCACGGCAAGCAGATATTCTACCAGGTCGACAGCGAGCGACTGCTCGGGGCGAGCGAGATGCTCGATGCGCTGGCGGGGACGGCGACGGAGCGCAGGATCGACCGCCACACCTCGCGCATTCACAGCGGCGGTGGCGCGGCCACTTTCGCGCGGGTCTTCCGTTAG
- a CDS encoding dimethyl sulfoxide reductase anchor subunit family protein, whose product MHPAKSVIFFTTASGAGYGMMVWLAVLAALGLLPGDLVFGLVAFGLALGLITAGLLSSTFHLGHPERAWRALSQWRSSWLSREGVAAILAFVPMGLFALTWVFGLTPASTSMVLGLLGALMSLATVCCTSMIYASLRTIPAWHNGWTIAAYLVLGPTTGAVILALLLKLFGFAEAAEAMRVIALAALFAGLAVKLLYWQHIGSAGPVSTSGTATGLGHLGKVEMTASPHDAENYLLREMGFRVARKHADKLRRIALVLGFVVPILCVATGIVFPDGPLAILLALLAAVTCQIGLTAERWLFFAEAKHVVTLFYGEQAV is encoded by the coding sequence ATGCACCCCGCCAAATCCGTCATCTTCTTCACCACCGCGAGCGGCGCGGGTTACGGCATGATGGTCTGGCTGGCCGTGCTGGCCGCGCTGGGCCTGTTGCCGGGCGACCTCGTCTTCGGGCTGGTCGCCTTCGGTCTCGCGCTCGGCCTCATCACCGCGGGCCTGCTGTCCTCGACCTTCCATCTCGGCCATCCCGAGCGGGCATGGCGGGCGCTCTCGCAATGGCGTTCCAGCTGGCTGTCGAGGGAAGGCGTGGCGGCGATCCTCGCCTTCGTACCGATGGGCCTGTTCGCGCTGACCTGGGTCTTCGGTCTAACTCCTGCCTCGACCTCGATGGTGCTGGGCCTGCTCGGCGCGCTGATGAGCCTCGCGACGGTCTGTTGCACCTCGATGATCTACGCCTCGCTGCGGACCATCCCCGCTTGGCACAACGGCTGGACGATCGCCGCCTACCTCGTCCTCGGCCCCACGACCGGCGCGGTGATCCTTGCGCTCCTGCTCAAGCTGTTCGGATTTGCCGAAGCTGCGGAGGCGATGCGGGTGATCGCCTTGGCAGCCCTGTTCGCCGGGCTCGCAGTCAAGCTGCTCTACTGGCAGCACATCGGCAGCGCCGGACCCGTCAGCACTTCGGGTACGGCCACCGGCCTCGGCCATCTCGGCAAGGTCGAGATGACCGCCAGCCCGCACGATGCCGAGAACTACCTGCTGCGCGAAATGGGTTTTCGCGTCGCGCGCAAGCACGCCGACAAGCTGCGCCGCATCGCGCTAGTGCTCGGCTTCGTCGTTCCGATCCTGTGCGTTGCAACGGGCATCGTCTTTCCCGATGGTCCGCTGGCGATCCTTCTGGCCCTGCTGGCCGCCGTTACTTGCCAGATCGGCCTGACCGCCGAGCGCTGGCTGTTCTTCGCGGAAGCCAAGCATGTCGTGACGCTGTTCTATGGCGAGCAGGCTGTCTGA
- the mobA gene encoding molybdenum cofactor guanylyltransferase, with product MVLVLAGGDGRRIGGGKPLRKLAGQTLLDHALRMARRWSDGRTIVAGTRHDGGDHDDAVFVEDAGGMGGPLAGLAAGLLGAAQSGAETLLVIPVDAPFLPHDLCDRLRERLDTDASAACALAHSNGRDHPTCSLWQVAEAQAGVESVKAGKNHSLMRLAETVGCVRVEWPTGDEIDPFFNINSAEDLAIAGKMFDQS from the coding sequence ATGGTTCTGGTCCTCGCAGGAGGCGATGGCCGCCGCATCGGGGGCGGCAAGCCGCTGCGCAAGCTCGCTGGCCAGACATTGCTCGATCACGCGTTGCGCATGGCGCGGCGCTGGAGTGACGGACGGACAATCGTGGCCGGTACGCGGCATGACGGCGGTGATCACGACGACGCGGTATTTGTCGAGGATGCCGGGGGAATGGGAGGCCCGCTGGCGGGTCTCGCGGCAGGACTCCTTGGCGCTGCGCAGTCGGGGGCCGAGACTCTTCTCGTGATCCCCGTTGATGCTCCATTTCTGCCGCATGACCTTTGCGACCGGCTCCGCGAGAGGCTGGACACTGACGCCAGTGCGGCCTGCGCATTGGCGCACAGCAACGGGCGCGACCATCCGACGTGCTCCTTGTGGCAGGTGGCGGAAGCGCAAGCGGGCGTTGAGTCGGTGAAAGCTGGCAAGAACCACTCTCTCATGCGACTTGCCGAAACTGTGGGCTGCGTTCGGGTTGAATGGCCGACCGGCGACGAAATCGATCCGTTCTTCAACATCAATTCTGCGGAAGACCTTGCTATCGCGGGAAAAATGTTCGACCAATCCTGA